In Arachis hypogaea cultivar Tifrunner chromosome 17, arahy.Tifrunner.gnm2.J5K5, whole genome shotgun sequence, a single window of DNA contains:
- the LOC112765642 gene encoding LOW QUALITY PROTEIN: putative late blight resistance protein homolog R1B-16 (The sequence of the model RefSeq protein was modified relative to this genomic sequence to represent the inferred CDS: inserted 1 base in 1 codon), with amino-acid sequence MEGARSNQKRDMVIQEDMVGFVNIFNHVTKQLKENESCLNVISIIGMGGLGKTTLAKKIYNDNEVEKLFSYYVCITVSMDYKAREFLRSLLSGCNLSKSTEHLGEEGQKRKVQEYLKEKKYLIVLDDFWEPKVWDEVQCLFPXEVANYTASKSHSLPFLDKDESWKLFCKKVFRGGECPFVLEPIGRSMVEKCRGLPLAIITLARVVAKKKQLTVEWMRIMSNVIWYLATDNSRVTEVLKLSYNSLPHRLKPCFLYFGMFPEDYAIPVKRLILLWTVEGLIQPPKTGILDAPEVEDIAEEYLNELVDRSLVMVAKRRSDGGVKSCRIHDPLLDLCISESRAENGIDICTVKDIRSLGNVKSCRLSLRDTDWDSFKQCDHSCIHSLMSFRENCIPRRQNLDQMGFDSARILDFGCNDYVISSMAQDLSMFIHLRYLRLNRGAHCPTEDHPDPICTLPNLETLIVEEHFHCYKLPHGIWRLKKLLELDQILSLG; translated from the exons ATGGAAGGTGCTAGATCAAATCAGAAACGAGATATGGTCATCCAGGAAGATATGGTGGGCTTTGTGAATATCTTCAACCATGTAACTAAGCAAttgaaagaaaatgagtcatgtcTTAATGTTATCTCCATAATAGGCATGGGTGGTTTGGGTAAGACTACCCTTGctaaaaaaatttacaatgaTAATGAGGTGGAGAAGTTGTTCTCTTATTATGTATGTATCACTGTTTCTATGGACTACAAAGCCAGGGAATTTCTTCGAAGCCTTCTCAGTGGTTGCAACTTGTCCAAGTCTACTGAACATTTGGGCGAGGAGGGACAGAAGCGGAAGGTGCAAGAATACTTAAAGGAGAAGAAGTATTTGATAGTGCTTGATGACTTCTGGGAACCTAAAGTTTGGGATGAGGTACAATGTTTATTTC GAGAGGTGGCGAATTATACAGCATCAAAGTCCCACTCCCTTCCATTCCTAGATAAGGATGAAAGTTGGAAACTATTTTGCAAGAAGGTCTTTAGGGGAGGAGAGTGCCCATTTGTTCTAGAACCAATTGGTAGATCAATGGTTGAAAAATGTAGAGGCTTACCACTTGCTATTATCACCTTGGCCAGGGTGGTTGCGAAGAAGAAGCAACTGACAGTTGAGTGGATGAGAATCATGAGCAATGTCATTTGGTATCTTGCTACAGATAACAGTAGAGTCACTGAGGTGTTGAAGCTTAGTTATAACAGCTTGCCTCATCGATTAAAACCATGTTTTCTATACTTTGGGATGTTTCCCGAAGACTATGCAATTCCTGTGAAACGATTAATACTATTATGGACTGTTGAAGGGTTAATACAGCCACCAAAAACAGGAATATTAGATGCACCAGAAGTAGAAGATATTGCTGAAGAGTACTTAAATGAGTTGGTGGATCGCAGCTTGGTGATGGTGGCAAAAAGAAGGAGTGATGGAGGGGTCAAAAGCTGCCGGATTCATGACCCGCTTCTTGATCTTTGCATATCAGAGAGTAGAGCTGAAAATGGTATAGATATATGCACGGTGAAGGACATTAGATCCCTTGGCAATGTGAAATCCTGTAGATTGTCCCTTCGAGACACCGATTGGGATTCATTTAAGCAGTGTGATCACTCCTGCATCCATTCTTTAATGTCCTTTAGGGAGAATTGCATTCCAAGACGGCAAAATCTTGATCAAATGGGTTTCGATTCAGCTCGCATTTTGGACTTTGGATGTAATGATTATGTTATATCATCAATGGCACAGGATTTGAGTATGTTCATCCATTTAAGATACTTGAGACTAAATCGGGGTGCACACTGCCCAACAGAGGATCATCCTGATCCAATCTGCACCCTTCCGAACCTAGAAACTCTAATTGTTGAAGAACATTTCCACTGTTATAAACTCCCCCATGGAATATGGAGGCTCAAGAAACTGTTGGAGCTTGATCAAATATTGTCGCTTGGGTGA
- the LOC112765643 gene encoding F-box protein CPR1-like encodes MEENKQKSIHDILPLDLIHIILLRIPVKHLGRLRCVSKLWHSLISDPDFAESHLHLSLAPTHACIYRKVSTKSYLVHVEEVFNGDNYQVKEVSFPFKKQPPSKFRVMGSCRGFVLLHQEPHFFVVWNPLTGFSKRVSYSWLNILHRSKGRYFYFPGNAILYGFGYDATQDDYLVVVAWKDSNCQLLDCLSLRTNSWINLDAALPKRFGFCLWESEGLFLNGSIHWLPYSLKHYSEGLLIFDLKERSFSKMSLPEQLIMGGPATFVILGGCLALYFQDYVEGNTHIWVMKQYRVHSSWTLYVIPCLEFEPLCLSNGCDIIALDSILARPLKFAKYNIRGELLQHFTCPAHLPHDIYKYGSYHVYTESLLLLPSDNKHKDKKNNVI; translated from the coding sequence ATGGAGGAGAACAAGCAGAAGAGCATTCACGACATCCTCCCTCTTGACCTGATTCACATAATCTTACTGAGGATTCCGGTCAAACACCTTGGTCGCCTCAGGTGCGTTTCGAAGCTTTGGCACTCTCTCATTTCCGATCCAGACTTTGCGGAATCGCATCTTCACCTCTCTCTCGCACCCACCCATGCGTGCATCTACAGAAAAGTCTCCACGAAGTCTTACCTTGTTCACGTTGAAGAAGTATTTAATGGCGACAATTACCAAGTAAAAGAGGTATCTTTCCCTTTCAAGAAGCAGCCACCTTCTAAGTTTCGTGTAATGGGATCCTGCAGAGGGTTTGTTCTCTTACACCAAGAGCCACACTTTTTTGTAGTATGGAACCCACTCACCGGATTCAGCAAAAGAGTATCTTACTCTTGGTTAAATATTCTTCATCGTAGTAAGGGCAGGTACTTTTATTTTCCCGGTAATGCGATTCTGTATGGATTTGGTTACGATGCAACACAGGATGACTACTTAGTTGTTGTAGCTTGGAAGGATAGTAACTGCCAACTCTTAGATTGCTTGTCCTTGAGAACCAATTCATGGATTAATCTTGATGCTGCACTCCCCAAACGATTCGGTTTTTGTTTGTGGGAATCTGAGGGGTTGTTCTTGAATGGCTCTATTCATTGGTTGCCTTACTCTCTCAAACATTACAGTGAAGGTCTTCTTATATTTGATTTGAAGGAAAGAAGTTTCTCAAAGATGTCTTTGCCTGAACAACTCATAATGGGTGGTCCTGCCACATTTGTCATACTAGGAGGGTGCCTAGCCTTGTATTTTCAGGACTATGTTGAAGGTAACACACACATATGGGTGATGAAACAATACAGAGTGCACTCATCTTGGACTTTGTATGTGATTCCTTGTTTAGAGTTTGAGCCTCTATGCTTATCCAATGGTTGTGACATTATTGCACTAGATTCTATTCTTGCTAGACCATTAAAGTTTGCCAAATATAATATCAGAGGAGAGCTGCTCCAACATTTTACATGTCCTGCTCATCTTCCACACGATATTTACAAATATGGCAGTTACCATGTATATACAGAGAGTCTCTTGCTGCTCCCTAGTGATAATAAGCATAAGGATAAGAAGAATAATGTTATTTAA
- the LOC114925663 gene encoding TMV resistance protein N, with amino-acid sequence MADHDAESSSSHFIYDVFLSFRGFTRYGFTDRLYHALHERGITTFRDDENVRVGDRIRDTLLEAIERSRMSIAVLCKDYASSTWCLDELVQIMKCWNNGKNQPVLPIFYQVEPSDVRRQRNQYEKDMMKHEDLVNVYYESEIIKKIVEEVSEKLPPEPLYIKHPIGFDSHFEVVESLWNIESDNTICMLVIYGDGNKTTLVGELFNKFRHQFEAASFLDKVSEKSVRSADGLENLQETLLYEMGVHKKLKLGSTLTGSSDIKQNLHNKRVLLILDDVDSTEQLDSLAG; translated from the exons ATGGCAGATCATGATGCAGAATCTTCCTCCTCACATTTCATATATGATGTTTTTCTGAGCTTTAGAGGCTTCACCCGATACGGATTCACGGATCGCCTCTATCATGCTCTGCATGAGAGAGGAATCACCACCTTCAGAGATGATGAGAACGTCAGAGTTGGTGATAGAATCAGAGATACTCTTCTTGAAGCCATTGAAAGATCCAG GATGTCTATTGCTGTGCTGTGTAAGGACTATGCTTCTTCCACATGGTGTTTGGATGAACTAGTACAGATCATGAAGTGCTGGAATAATGGAAAAAATCAACCGGTTTTGCCAATCTTTTATCAAGTGGAACCATCAGATGTGAGGCGCCAGAGGAACCAATATGAAAAAGACATGATGAAGCATGAAGATTTAGTTAATGTATA CTATGAAAGTGAGATTATAAAGAAAATTGTTGAAGAGGTCTCAGAGAAGCTTCCTCCTGAACCACTATACATTAAGCATCCAATTGGTTTTGATTCTCACTTTGAAGTAGTGGAATCTCTTTGGAATATTGAATCTGACAATACCATTTGCATGCTGGTCATTTATGGAGATGGTAACAAGACCACACTTGTTGGAGAGTTGTTTAACAAGTTCAGGCATCAATTTGAAGCTGCGAGTTTTCTTGACAAAGTATCTGAAAAATCAGTGAGAAGTGCCGATGGTCTAGAAAATCTCCAAGAAACACTTTTGTATGAAATGGGTGTGCATAAAAAGCTAAAGTTGGGAAGCACATTAACAGGATCTTCTGATATAAAACAAAATCTTCACAATAAAAGAGTCCTTCTGATTCTCGACGATGTTGATAGTACAGAACAGTTGGATTCACTGGCAGGGTGA
- the LOC112762499 gene encoding F-box protein CPR1-like — MEKMNHKSKSIHDILPIDLIHIILLRVPIRHVARLKCVSKLWCSLISDPDFAELHFRHSPAATKIFLKNGGFSKRISYSHIVRRLKYHGFGLSYSRNLHGFGYDASQDDYLFVVAYRDYERQEDYLECLSLRTNSWINLDAVLPSPLDWFDHNSRGLFLNGAIHWVPFCLEDYRDAILIFDLKEKTFSRISAPEQLLIGECPFPCLALLGDCLSLYCDNYGSHTTQIWVMKEYKVHSSWTLCQIPCKAFQPLCLSSNGDIIGKCHAFSDKRGYLIYNVRGDLLKHFKNLYCPIREADAVYTESLLSLPSNIKDKDKKRKRKKICM; from the exons ATGGAGAAGATGAATCACAAGAGCAAGAGCATTCACGACATCCTCCCTATTGACCTGATTCACATAATCCTACTGCGGGTGCCGATCAGACATGTAGCTCGCCTCAAGTGCGTTTCCAAGCTCTGGTGCTCTCTAATTTCTGATCCTGACTTTGCGGAATTGCATTTTCGCCACTCTCCCGCTGCTACCAAAATCTTCCTGAAAAACGGCG GATTCAGCAAAAGAATATCCTATTCTCATATTGTTCGTCGTCTTAAATACCATGGCTTTGGGCTTTCCTACAGTAGGAATCTGCATGGATTTGGTTATGATGCATCACAGGATGATTACTTATTTGTCGTAGCTTATAGGGATTATGAAAGGCAAGAAGATTACTTGGAATGCTTGTCCTTGAGAACCAATTCATGGATTAATCTTGATGCTGTACTCCCCAGTCCATTGGATTGGTTTGACCACAATTCTCGTGGGTTGTTCTTGAATGGCGCTATTCATTGGGTGCCTTTCTGTCTTGAAGATTACAGGGATGCTATTCTTATCTTTGATCTCAAGGAAAAGACTTTCTCAAGGATATCTGCACCGGAACAACTGCTAATCGGTGAATGCCCCTTTCCATGTCTCGCCCTACTAGGAGACTGCCTATCTTTGTATTGTGACAATTATGGTAGCCATACAACTCAGATATGGGTGATGAAAGAATATAAAGTGCACTCATCTTGGACTCTCTGTCAGATTCCTTGCAAAGCCTTTCAGCCATTGTGCTTATCCAGTAATGGTGATATTATTGGAAAATGTCATGCTTTCTCTGATAAGAGAGGGTACTTAATCTATAATGTCAGAGGAGATCTGCTCAAgcattttaaaaatctttattgTCCCATTCGTGAAGCGGATGCTGTTTATACAGAGAGTCTCTTGTCCCTTCCTAGCAACATCAAGGATAAGGacaagaagagaaagaggaaaaaaatttGTATGTAA